In Candidatus Methylomirabilota bacterium, the DNA window CAGCTGGCGCAAACCGCCTTCCAGCGCGTCCTCAGCCTCGATCCCACGCATCCCCGCGCGCTGCTCGGGATGGCCCGCATAGCGCTGGAGGCAGGGGAAGCGCGGAGCTGCACGGACTTCCTGCGTCGGGCGCTGGGACGCTATCCGGACTTCCCCGAGGCTCGAGCGCTCCTCGAGGCGGTGGCCCAGGCCGACGTGGACACCGCGCCTCCGGCTGCGACCCGGCCTCTCCGGCTCGAGCGCCTGCGGCTGCCGCAGGAAAGCCGTGAGGCGCTGCTGGCCCGGGTCGACGCCACCGTGATCTTCGCCCAGCCGCACGGGACGAGTACTGGCGAGGTGGCCGCCCGTACCGCGCGGCTGTGCCGGCTGACGGGCGCCATGCTCACCCGCTGCGGGTTTCGACGTTGGACTCACGCCGTGCTCGAGGGCGCCGCCGAGACGACGTTTCTGCGCGCCGACGAGGATGTCGTGCTCTCCATCGCGTTCGGACGCGACATCGAGATGGGCGCCGGGATCGCCCACGTGGAGCGAGTCTGGACCAACTGCCGCCAAGAGCTGGCATCGCAGATCACATCGTGACCACGAACGGCACGACCGGCCGCCCGCCCGAGCCACCGCCGGCGCCGGGCCGGGACTTCCGCCGGCTCCTGGCCGGTCTGACCCGCCTCGATCACGTACGCGGTGGGTTGCTGGTCGCCCCGGACGGCCTCATCATCGCCGCCGCGCTCCCGCGAGACATTCCGGTAG includes these proteins:
- a CDS encoding tetratricopeptide repeat protein yields the protein MWLRRLWNDRKSRRQSTTTVQLFRTATLHRNAGRFEEAATLVERGLQLHPNNVVGLLLAGSLHAVFRKTQLAQTAFQRVLSLDPTHPRALLGMARIALEAGEARSCTDFLRRALGRYPDFPEARALLEAVAQADVDTAPPAATRPLRLERLRLPQESREALLARVDATVIFAQPHGTSTGEVAARTARLCRLTGAMLTRCGFRRWTHAVLEGAAETTFLRADEDVVLSIAFGRDIEMGAGIAHVERVWTNCRQELASQITS